A region from the Halosolutus gelatinilyticus genome encodes:
- a CDS encoding peroxiredoxin, with translation MPLEEGADAPIVTAPNQDGEEVELDFDEPTVLYFYPEDDTPGCTIEANQFQRERETYADAGVEVYGVSTDDVDSHESFCDSEGLEFDLLADPDAEIADAFDVELRNGATARTTFFLADGEVKAVYENVDPDGHARDVLLDAIDEGRVSLPE, from the coding sequence ATGCCACTCGAAGAGGGAGCAGACGCCCCGATCGTTACCGCACCGAACCAGGACGGCGAGGAGGTCGAACTCGACTTCGACGAGCCCACGGTGCTGTACTTCTACCCGGAAGACGACACGCCGGGCTGTACGATCGAGGCCAACCAGTTCCAGCGGGAACGCGAGACCTACGCGGACGCTGGCGTCGAGGTGTACGGCGTCTCGACGGACGACGTCGACTCCCACGAATCGTTCTGCGACTCCGAAGGGCTCGAGTTCGACCTACTGGCCGATCCCGATGCCGAAATCGCCGACGCGTTCGACGTCGAACTCCGGAACGGGGCGACCGCGCGGACGACGTTCTTTCTCGCCGACGGCGAGGTGAAGGCGGTCTACGAGAACGTCGATCCCGACGGTCACGCGCGCGACGTCCTGCTGGACGCGATCGACGAAGGCCGAGTTTCGCTGCCGGAGTAA
- a CDS encoding Hsp20/alpha crystallin family protein produces the protein MRRNPFEEIEDVLERVSRQVEEGMGAGGLQVPGSVPVDVADTGEEYVVTADLPGYDTDDIDLTLSDGTLRLEATRTDEEEYAEGRYLRRERTRASASRRIRLPEPVDEDAISAGYEDGVLTVHLPKVGGGEESKSIDIE, from the coding sequence ATGCGACGAAATCCGTTCGAAGAAATCGAGGATGTGCTCGAGCGCGTCAGCCGGCAGGTCGAAGAGGGAATGGGCGCCGGCGGGCTCCAGGTCCCCGGCTCGGTGCCGGTCGACGTGGCGGACACCGGCGAGGAGTACGTCGTCACGGCCGACCTTCCCGGCTACGACACCGACGACATCGACCTGACGCTCTCCGACGGGACGCTGCGGCTCGAAGCCACGCGGACGGACGAGGAGGAGTACGCCGAGGGCCGCTACCTCCGACGCGAGCGGACCCGGGCGTCGGCGAGCCGGCGGATCCGCCTGCCGGAACCGGTCGACGAGGACGCGATCTCGGCCGGCTACGAGGACGGCGTGCTGACGGTCCACCTCCCGAAGGTCGGTGGCGGCGAGGAGTCGAAGTCGATCGACATCGAGTGA
- the leuS gene encoding leucine--tRNA ligase, whose amino-acid sequence MSYDPQELEAEWRDRWAESGQYEADPDRRDDATFVTVPYPYPSGGMHIGHARTYTVPDVYARYRRQQRDNVLFPIGWHVTGTPIIGAVERLKKGEEEQLSVLRDAYNVPEDTLADLETPMGFARYFIDEHYKRGMKQLGLSIDWRREFTTNDERYSKFIAWQYETLRERGLLEKGLHPVNYCTNEGQPVTTHDLLEGEDAEYQEYTLIKFADDEGTIYPMATLRPETVRGVTNAYIDPDATYARAIVGRSERGSDGSAEPSASSGDEEWIVSAEATEKLDLQAREVTVEETVEGAELVGERVTNPVTGEEVLVIPAGFIDTDNATGVVMSVPAHSPDDWVALEAAKARADELAEYGVDPDDVRAIEPRAILTIEGYGEFPARDAVEEHGVESSSDPALEVATQELYNREFHRGELAEEYGEFAGEVIEDVRDELESHFRQVGDFDAMYDFAEEVVCRCGGDVEVSEQETWFLRYNDDDWREKARRAVANLDAIPENTREQYDHTIDWLEEWPCIRNYGLGTRLPWDDDFVIEPLSDSTIYMAYYTFAHRLEDVPPEEMDREFFDALFYGEDAVDDPDERALELREEWDYWYPVDYRCSANDLISNHLTFFLYHHAELFEEEKWPRGITSMGIGLLEGQKMSSSKGHVVLPDEAIEEYGADTVRFFLLNSSEPWQDFDWRADEVGSTRNQLERFWNRAIEIVELPDGERDLEQPDRWLLAKLQEVVREVTDSMERFEIRSASQHAFYRFEEHLKWYRRRTGLDQRGASSSPEHRARSVRAQRPGARWTLRTVLETRLRLLAPFVPFMANELHERLTGESAEDVPWPEPVPEFDDPTVVAEEDLIEGVFEDVRDIVGVTDTDPETIRLYVAADWKRDVLDTVVESAVQRTADEASGDSREHVGPNQGRVMGEVMRDDDLRKRGDAVNRLVGDLVSFVRERDEGTVETLTAIDERTVYEEASDFLACEFDADVEVYAEDGDPVDPEGKADQAQPFRPAIHLE is encoded by the coding sequence ATGAGCTACGACCCGCAGGAACTGGAGGCCGAGTGGCGCGATCGCTGGGCCGAGTCGGGTCAGTACGAAGCTGATCCCGACCGGCGAGACGACGCGACGTTCGTGACGGTGCCGTACCCGTATCCGAGCGGCGGCATGCACATCGGACACGCCCGCACGTACACCGTCCCCGACGTGTACGCGCGGTACCGCCGCCAGCAGAGGGACAACGTCCTCTTCCCGATCGGGTGGCACGTCACGGGAACGCCGATTATCGGCGCCGTCGAACGGCTGAAGAAGGGCGAGGAGGAACAGCTGTCGGTTCTGCGAGACGCCTACAACGTCCCCGAAGACACCCTCGCGGATCTCGAGACGCCGATGGGATTCGCCCGGTACTTCATCGACGAGCACTACAAGCGGGGGATGAAGCAACTCGGGCTGTCGATCGACTGGCGCCGCGAGTTCACCACGAACGACGAGCGCTACTCGAAGTTCATCGCCTGGCAGTACGAGACGCTCAGGGAGCGCGGACTCCTCGAGAAGGGGCTGCACCCGGTCAACTACTGTACGAACGAGGGTCAACCGGTCACGACGCACGACCTGCTCGAGGGGGAAGACGCCGAGTACCAGGAGTACACACTCATCAAGTTCGCGGACGACGAGGGGACGATCTATCCGATGGCCACCCTGCGCCCCGAGACGGTTCGAGGGGTCACCAACGCCTACATCGACCCCGACGCGACCTATGCCCGCGCGATCGTCGGCCGCTCCGAACGGGGCTCGGACGGGTCCGCCGAGCCGTCCGCGTCTTCCGGCGACGAGGAGTGGATCGTCTCGGCGGAGGCGACCGAGAAGCTCGACCTGCAGGCCCGCGAGGTCACCGTCGAGGAGACCGTCGAGGGGGCCGAACTCGTCGGCGAGCGCGTCACGAATCCCGTCACCGGCGAAGAGGTACTCGTCATCCCCGCGGGCTTCATCGACACGGACAACGCGACCGGCGTCGTGATGTCCGTCCCGGCCCACTCGCCCGACGACTGGGTCGCCCTCGAAGCGGCGAAGGCGCGGGCCGACGAGCTGGCCGAGTACGGCGTCGACCCCGACGACGTGCGGGCGATCGAGCCCCGAGCGATCCTGACGATCGAGGGGTACGGCGAATTCCCCGCAAGAGACGCCGTCGAGGAACACGGCGTCGAGTCCTCGAGCGATCCGGCGCTCGAGGTAGCCACGCAGGAGCTGTACAACCGCGAGTTCCACCGAGGCGAACTCGCCGAGGAGTACGGCGAGTTCGCCGGCGAAGTCATCGAGGACGTCCGCGACGAACTCGAATCCCACTTCCGACAGGTGGGCGACTTCGACGCGATGTACGACTTCGCGGAGGAAGTGGTCTGTCGCTGCGGCGGGGACGTCGAGGTCTCCGAACAGGAGACGTGGTTCCTTCGGTACAACGACGATGATTGGCGGGAGAAGGCTCGCCGAGCCGTGGCGAACCTGGACGCGATCCCGGAGAACACCCGCGAGCAGTACGATCACACGATCGACTGGCTCGAGGAGTGGCCCTGCATCCGGAACTACGGGCTCGGCACGCGACTCCCGTGGGACGACGACTTCGTCATCGAGCCGCTGTCGGACTCGACGATATACATGGCGTACTATACGTTCGCCCACCGGCTCGAGGACGTTCCGCCCGAGGAGATGGACCGCGAGTTCTTCGACGCGCTGTTCTACGGCGAAGACGCCGTGGACGACCCTGACGAGCGGGCGCTGGAACTGCGCGAGGAGTGGGACTACTGGTACCCCGTCGACTACCGCTGTTCGGCCAACGACCTGATCTCGAACCACCTCACCTTCTTCCTCTACCACCACGCCGAGCTGTTCGAGGAGGAGAAGTGGCCCCGAGGAATCACCAGCATGGGGATAGGTCTGCTCGAGGGCCAGAAGATGAGCTCCTCGAAGGGCCACGTCGTTCTTCCCGACGAGGCCATCGAGGAGTACGGCGCCGACACCGTCCGGTTCTTCCTGCTGAACAGTTCCGAGCCGTGGCAGGACTTCGACTGGCGGGCCGACGAGGTCGGCTCGACGCGGAACCAGCTCGAGCGGTTCTGGAACCGGGCGATCGAGATCGTCGAGCTGCCGGACGGCGAGCGCGACCTCGAGCAGCCGGACCGCTGGCTGCTGGCGAAGCTCCAGGAGGTCGTCCGCGAGGTCACCGACTCGATGGAGCGCTTCGAGATCAGATCGGCGAGCCAGCACGCCTTCTACCGGTTCGAGGAACACCTCAAGTGGTACCGTCGCCGGACCGGCCTCGATCAACGGGGGGCGAGTTCGTCCCCCGAGCATCGCGCTCGCTCCGTGAGGGCTCAGCGGCCGGGAGCGCGATGGACGCTACGGACCGTCCTCGAGACGCGACTCCGACTGCTGGCGCCGTTCGTTCCGTTCATGGCGAACGAACTCCACGAACGGCTGACCGGCGAATCCGCCGAGGACGTCCCGTGGCCGGAACCGGTACCGGAGTTCGACGACCCGACCGTCGTCGCCGAGGAGGACCTGATCGAAGGCGTCTTCGAGGACGTTCGTGACATCGTCGGCGTGACCGACACCGATCCCGAGACGATCCGGCTCTACGTCGCCGCCGACTGGAAGCGAGACGTCCTCGATACCGTGGTCGAAAGCGCGGTGCAACGCACCGCGGACGAGGCGAGCGGCGATAGCCGCGAGCACGTCGGCCCGAACCAGGGACGGGTCATGGGCGAAGTGATGCGGGACGACGACCTTCGCAAGCGGGGCGACGCCGTCAATCGCCTCGTCGGCGACCTCGTCTCGTTCGTCCGCGAGCGCGACGAGGGGACCGTAGAGACGCTGACCGCGATCGACGAACGAACCGTCTACGAGGAGGCGTCCGACTTCCTCGCTTGCGAGTTCGACGCCGACGTCGAGGTCTACGCCGAAGACGGCGACCCCGTCGATCCCGAGGGGAAGGCGGACCAGGCTCAGCCGTTTCGGCCGGCGATCCACCTCGAGTAG
- the leuS gene encoding leucine--tRNA ligase has translation MSDEGYDHATIERRWQEAWDESNVYRTPDDVEDPTYVLGMYPYPSGKLHMGHVRNYTITDAYARYRRMRGDEVLHPMGWDAFGLPAENAAKERDTNPRDWTFDCIDTMRGQMEAMGFGYDWEREIATCTPEYYRWNQWLFSRFYDEGLVERRDAEVNWCPHCETVLADEQVEGEAELCWRCDTPVEQRELEQWFLQITEYADELLEAIDELEGWPNSVRQMQRNWIGRQYGTELEFDVEGYGGVEAFTTRVDTIFGATFFAIAPDHPISEELAEENDDIRHFIEHEADPEGDEPNGVATGLTATNPATGEEIPVYVADFVLSDVGTGALMAVPGHDDRDHAFATKHDLPIEPVVAPEPEGWDGETVPDAPDVSEEAFTEDGVLVNSGEYSGLDSETARDRLTEDIESAEKATQYQLRDWGISRQRYWGTPIPVVHCDDCGPVVVPEEDLPVELPEFINTTGNPLDAAEEWKRTTCPDCGGTAARETDTMDTFVDSSWYFLRYVSPDLDDAPFDLERANDWMPVDQYVGGIEHAVMHLLYARFFTKVLADHEGLEHREPFTNLLAQGMVQLEGEKMSKSKGNVVSPQRIVEEYGADTARLFMMQAAQPERDFDWSEEGVRSTNAFLGRLKGMVDDFVGAARGAAESASSAELRSANSRAAEPRDDGDEPRAERPDGADDAIASYVEAEIDATIAIAGNEYDDLTFNKALRETLELARTLRNYASHTEPHAETFERGLSAVVRLLAPVAPHLAEELYETLGNDEFVVEAPWPTARIDRDSVEKRRKLVENTREDVRQIVDVAGIEDPKRIDVVVAPEWKYDALEIAIESDADNLIGELMGESHIREHGDAAASYGQDLQAEREALSMTLGPDDEHAALESAAWLLEREFDAPVRVVRADAVDESVLKNAEPGRPAIEIED, from the coding sequence ATGAGCGACGAGGGATACGACCACGCAACGATCGAACGGCGCTGGCAGGAGGCGTGGGACGAGTCGAACGTCTACCGGACGCCCGACGACGTCGAGGACCCGACGTACGTCCTCGGGATGTATCCGTACCCGTCGGGCAAGCTCCACATGGGCCACGTTCGCAACTACACGATCACGGACGCGTACGCCCGCTACCGGCGGATGCGCGGCGACGAGGTCCTCCACCCGATGGGGTGGGACGCGTTCGGACTCCCCGCCGAGAACGCGGCCAAGGAGCGCGATACTAACCCGCGGGACTGGACGTTCGACTGCATCGACACGATGCGCGGCCAGATGGAGGCGATGGGCTTTGGCTACGACTGGGAGCGAGAGATCGCCACCTGCACGCCCGAGTACTACCGGTGGAACCAGTGGCTCTTCTCCCGGTTCTACGACGAGGGGCTGGTCGAGCGCCGCGACGCCGAGGTCAACTGGTGTCCCCACTGCGAGACCGTCCTCGCCGACGAGCAGGTCGAGGGCGAGGCCGAACTCTGCTGGCGCTGCGACACGCCCGTCGAGCAGCGCGAACTGGAGCAGTGGTTCCTGCAGATCACCGAGTACGCCGACGAGTTGTTAGAGGCGATCGACGAGCTCGAGGGGTGGCCAAACTCGGTCCGACAGATGCAGCGCAACTGGATCGGCCGGCAGTACGGGACCGAGCTCGAATTTGATGTCGAAGGTTACGGCGGCGTCGAGGCGTTCACCACCCGCGTCGACACCATCTTCGGGGCGACCTTCTTCGCGATCGCGCCCGATCACCCGATCAGCGAGGAGCTGGCCGAGGAGAACGACGACATCCGGCACTTTATCGAGCACGAGGCCGACCCCGAAGGCGACGAACCGAACGGCGTCGCGACCGGCCTCACCGCCACCAACCCCGCCACCGGCGAGGAGATCCCGGTCTACGTCGCCGACTTCGTCCTCTCGGACGTCGGGACCGGCGCGCTGATGGCCGTCCCCGGCCACGACGATCGCGACCACGCGTTCGCGACGAAGCACGACCTGCCGATCGAACCGGTCGTCGCCCCCGAACCCGAGGGCTGGGACGGCGAGACGGTTCCCGACGCGCCGGACGTGAGCGAGGAGGCCTTCACGGAGGACGGGGTGTTGGTCAACTCCGGCGAGTATTCGGGACTGGACAGCGAGACGGCCCGCGATCGGTTGACCGAAGATATCGAGAGCGCCGAGAAAGCCACCCAGTACCAGCTTCGCGACTGGGGGATCTCGCGCCAGCGCTACTGGGGAACGCCGATCCCCGTCGTCCACTGCGACGACTGCGGCCCCGTGGTGGTACCCGAGGAGGACCTGCCCGTCGAACTCCCCGAGTTCATCAACACGACGGGCAACCCGCTGGACGCCGCCGAGGAGTGGAAGCGGACGACGTGTCCCGACTGCGGCGGCACAGCCGCCCGCGAGACGGACACGATGGACACCTTCGTCGACTCCTCGTGGTACTTCCTGCGGTACGTCTCGCCCGATCTCGACGACGCGCCGTTCGACCTGGAGCGGGCCAACGACTGGATGCCGGTCGACCAGTACGTCGGCGGGATCGAGCACGCCGTGATGCACCTCCTCTATGCGAGATTCTTCACGAAGGTGCTGGCCGACCACGAGGGGCTCGAGCACCGCGAGCCCTTCACGAACCTGCTGGCCCAGGGAATGGTCCAGCTCGAGGGCGAGAAGATGTCCAAGTCGAAGGGGAACGTCGTTTCGCCCCAGCGGATCGTCGAGGAGTACGGCGCGGACACCGCCCGGCTGTTCATGATGCAGGCGGCCCAGCCCGAGCGCGACTTCGACTGGAGCGAGGAGGGCGTCCGATCGACGAACGCCTTCCTCGGGCGGCTGAAGGGGATGGTCGACGACTTCGTGGGCGCGGCGCGTGGCGCCGCGGAAAGTGCGAGTAGTGCGGAACTTCGTTCCGCAAACAGTCGAGCGGCGGAGCCGCGAGACGACGGCGACGAGCCGCGAGCCGAGCGACCGGACGGCGCGGACGACGCCATCGCCAGCTACGTCGAAGCGGAGATCGACGCGACGATCGCGATCGCCGGCAACGAGTACGACGATCTGACGTTCAACAAGGCGCTGCGCGAAACGCTGGAGCTTGCTCGGACGCTGCGGAACTACGCGAGTCACACCGAACCCCACGCCGAAACCTTCGAGCGCGGGCTGTCGGCGGTCGTCCGCCTGCTGGCGCCCGTCGCGCCCCACCTCGCCGAGGAACTGTACGAGACGCTCGGCAACGACGAGTTCGTCGTCGAGGCCCCATGGCCGACCGCCCGGATCGATCGCGACTCCGTCGAGAAGCGCCGCAAGCTGGTCGAGAACACCCGCGAGGACGTCCGCCAGATCGTCGACGTCGCGGGCATCGAGGATCCGAAGCGAATCGACGTCGTCGTCGCTCCGGAGTGGAAATACGACGCCCTGGAGATCGCGATCGAGAGCGACGCCGACAACCTGATCGGCGAACTCATGGGAGAGTCGCACATCCGCGAGCACGGCGACGCCGCGGCCAGTTATGGCCAGGATCTCCAGGCCGAGCGCGAGGCACTCTCGATGACGCTCGGACCCGATGACGAGCACGCGGCCCTGGAGTCGGCGGCGTGGCTGCTCGAACGCGAGTTCGACGCGCCGGTCCGGGTCGTCCGCGCCGACGCGGTCGACGAGTCCGTGCTGAAAAACGCCGAACCCGGCCGACCGGCGATCGAGATCGAAGACTGA
- a CDS encoding YqjF family protein, which yields MTSTQPRTDPFRWTFADRDASPTAPHVFSMTWRDGLFLHWPVDPDDVRPHVPEELTLETYDGRAWLSVLPFVLTKAGLRGAPPIARIAFAELNVRTYVRCRGDPGLFFFSIDIGNPAVAALTGRGTRLPVHYAQMHVSGGEDRVSFASTRDGATPAVGAPTGDDPPARFAATYRPAGPAFTADEGTLEYWLTERRRFYASSGGRVLSAEIAHDRWPIRSAEVTIRENTMFEANGLPQPAGDPIAYFCGDLSMTGSIPRRLRERRS from the coding sequence ATGACCTCCACTCAACCCCGAACGGATCCGTTCCGATGGACGTTCGCCGATCGAGACGCGTCGCCGACAGCACCCCACGTCTTCTCGATGACGTGGCGCGACGGTCTGTTCCTCCACTGGCCCGTCGATCCAGATGACGTTCGACCGCACGTCCCCGAGGAGTTAACGCTCGAAACGTACGACGGCCGGGCGTGGCTCAGCGTCCTCCCGTTCGTCCTCACGAAGGCGGGGCTCCGCGGAGCCCCGCCGATCGCCCGGATCGCGTTCGCGGAACTCAACGTCCGAACGTACGTTCGGTGCCGGGGGGACCCGGGGCTGTTCTTCTTCAGCATCGACATCGGAAACCCCGCTGTTGCCGCGCTGACCGGACGAGGAACGCGCCTCCCCGTCCACTACGCCCAGATGCACGTGAGCGGCGGCGAGGATCGCGTTTCGTTCGCGAGCACCCGGGACGGGGCGACGCCCGCCGTCGGCGCGCCGACGGGTGACGACCCGCCGGCGCGATTCGCAGCGACCTACCGGCCGGCCGGCCCCGCCTTCACCGCCGACGAGGGGACGCTTGAGTACTGGCTCACCGAGCGCCGTCGCTTCTACGCGTCGAGTGGCGGCCGCGTGTTGTCGGCCGAGATCGCACACGATCGGTGGCCGATCCGATCGGCCGAGGTGACGATTCGCGAGAACACGATGTTCGAGGCCAACGGACTTCCGCAGCCGGCCGGCGACCCGATCGCGTACTTCTGCGGCGATCTCTCGATGACCGGGTCGATCCCCCGCCGCCTCCGCGAACGGCGATCGTAG
- a CDS encoding sugar porter family MFS transporter gives MLPVGWNSDSQNSFVYVVAALAALNGLLFGFDTGVISGAMLYIRNTFELTALFGYAIEPDLVEGIVVSGAMVGAILGAALGGRLADRLGRRRLILIGAVVFFVGSLIMAIAPTVEVLILGRIIDGIGIGFASVVGPLYISEISPPKIRGSLVSLNQLTITSGILIAYLVNFAFSDGGEWRWMLGLGMVPAAVLFLGMVFMPESPRWLYEQGRESAARDVLSRTRAEAKVDAELREIRETIRTESGTLRDLLRPWVRPMLIVGVGLAAFQQVTGINTVIYYAPTILESTGFEDTASILATVGIGAVNVVMTVVAVVLIDRTGRRPLLLSGLAGMTVMLGVLGIAFVLPGLSGVVGWAATASLMLYVAFFAIGLGPAFWLLISEIYPMEVRGTAMGVATVVNWAGNLLVSLTFLRLVNRIGESGTFWLYGLLSLAALVFCYQLVPETKGRSLEEIEADLRETALASGAGRREGTESEADD, from the coding sequence ATGCTACCGGTTGGATGGAATTCCGACAGCCAGAACTCGTTCGTCTACGTCGTTGCGGCGCTGGCGGCGCTCAACGGCCTCCTGTTCGGGTTCGACACGGGCGTCATCTCCGGTGCGATGCTCTACATTCGAAATACCTTCGAGCTGACGGCGCTCTTCGGGTACGCGATCGAACCCGATCTGGTCGAGGGGATCGTCGTCAGCGGCGCCATGGTGGGCGCGATACTCGGCGCGGCCCTCGGCGGCCGCCTCGCCGATCGGCTCGGCCGGCGGCGCCTCATCCTGATCGGTGCCGTCGTGTTCTTCGTTGGGTCGCTCATCATGGCGATCGCACCGACGGTCGAGGTGCTGATCCTCGGGCGGATCATCGACGGGATCGGGATCGGGTTCGCCTCGGTCGTCGGTCCGCTGTACATCTCCGAGATCTCACCGCCGAAGATCCGCGGCTCGCTGGTCTCGCTGAACCAGCTGACGATTACGAGCGGGATCCTGATCGCGTACCTCGTGAACTTCGCGTTCTCCGACGGCGGGGAGTGGCGGTGGATGCTCGGGCTCGGGATGGTTCCGGCGGCGGTCCTGTTCCTCGGCATGGTGTTCATGCCGGAGAGTCCCCGATGGCTCTACGAACAGGGTCGAGAGTCGGCGGCTCGCGACGTGCTCTCCCGGACCCGGGCCGAGGCGAAGGTCGACGCGGAACTGCGCGAGATCAGGGAGACCATCCGGACCGAATCCGGTACGCTCCGCGACCTGCTCCGGCCCTGGGTCCGCCCGATGTTGATCGTCGGCGTCGGGCTGGCCGCCTTCCAGCAGGTGACGGGCATCAATACCGTCATCTACTACGCGCCGACGATCCTCGAGTCGACGGGCTTCGAGGACACCGCTTCGATCCTCGCGACCGTCGGCATCGGCGCGGTCAACGTCGTGATGACCGTCGTCGCGGTGGTGCTGATCGATCGGACCGGGCGCCGCCCGCTGTTGCTCTCGGGACTGGCCGGTATGACCGTGATGCTCGGCGTCCTCGGGATCGCGTTCGTCCTGCCCGGCCTCTCGGGGGTCGTCGGCTGGGCCGCGACCGCGAGCCTGATGCTGTACGTCGCGTTCTTCGCGATCGGCCTCGGTCCGGCGTTCTGGCTGCTGATCTCGGAGATCTATCCGATGGAAGTCCGGGGGACGGCGATGGGGGTCGCGACCGTCGTCAACTGGGCCGGCAACTTACTGGTCTCGCTGACGTTCCTCCGTCTGGTCAACCGCATCGGCGAGAGCGGAACGTTCTGGCTCTACGGGTTGCTCTCGCTCGCCGCGCTCGTCTTCTGTTACCAGCTCGTTCCGGAAACGAAGGGGCGTTCGCTCGAAGAGATCGAAGCCGACCTCCGCGAAACCGCGCTCGCGAGCGGTGCGGGGCGACGCGAAGGAACAGAATCGGAAGCGGACGACTGA
- a CDS encoding ornithine cyclodeaminase family protein yields the protein METLLLDSGDVDENARMADVVRAVEDAFEAYERGNAQMPPKSYIDLPQYNGDFRSMPSYLDAGDWDAAGVKWVNVHPDNPADHGLPTVLGTMIYSDPETAFPLAIMDGTTLTMKRTGAAAAVATDYLAVEDATSLGIVGAGVQSYTQLEAISEVRPIEEVVVSDLDEERIERFVDAFGDRFDVRSGSISEAGHCDVLSTVTPVEEPIVGPDDVGERTHVNAIGADAAGKHELADDLLVAATIVIDDHAQCTHSGEVNVPYAEGVLTDGDIYGEIGQLVVGDLAGRTDETGVTVFDSTGLAIQDVAAAHVVYEQARKNDAGYEFGMIDPGRQ from the coding sequence ATGGAGACGCTACTGCTGGACAGCGGCGATGTCGACGAGAACGCCCGCATGGCGGACGTCGTCCGCGCGGTCGAAGACGCGTTCGAGGCCTACGAACGCGGCAACGCCCAGATGCCGCCCAAGTCGTACATCGATCTGCCCCAGTACAACGGGGACTTCCGCTCGATGCCCTCCTATCTGGATGCCGGGGACTGGGACGCCGCGGGCGTCAAGTGGGTCAACGTCCACCCGGACAACCCCGCCGACCACGGTCTGCCGACGGTGCTGGGAACCATGATTTACTCCGATCCCGAGACGGCGTTTCCGCTCGCGATCATGGACGGGACGACGCTGACCATGAAACGCACCGGCGCGGCGGCCGCAGTCGCGACCGACTACCTCGCCGTCGAGGACGCCACCAGCCTCGGGATCGTCGGCGCCGGCGTTCAGTCGTACACGCAGCTGGAGGCGATCAGCGAGGTCCGTCCGATCGAGGAAGTCGTCGTCTCGGACCTCGACGAGGAGCGCATCGAGCGGTTCGTCGACGCCTTCGGCGATCGGTTCGACGTCCGCAGCGGGTCCATCTCGGAGGCCGGCCACTGCGACGTCCTCTCGACGGTGACCCCGGTCGAGGAGCCGATCGTCGGACCCGACGACGTCGGTGAACGCACGCACGTCAACGCGATCGGCGCCGACGCCGCGGGGAAACACGAACTCGCGGACGACCTCCTGGTGGCGGCGACGATCGTCATCGACGACCACGCGCAGTGTACCCACTCCGGGGAGGTCAACGTCCCCTACGCCGAGGGCGTGTTGACCGACGGTGACATCTACGGCGAGATCGGCCAGTTGGTCGTCGGCGATCTGGCGGGCCGGACCGACGAGACGGGCGTCACGGTGTTCGATTCGACCGGTCTGGCGATCCAGGACGTCGCCGCCGCGCACGTCGTCTACGAACAGGCTCGAAAGAACGATGCTGGGTACGAGTTCGGGATGATCGATCCCGGCCGGCAGTAG